In one Cupriavidus taiwanensis genomic region, the following are encoded:
- a CDS encoding S8 family serine peptidase, producing the protein MERDKKAEATRAGAGSRDAVALDAGRKQYLIAPRRHALARQAGVAPMSASELHSTVTQLPGVEVVHVVEGHKNTHLHSVRPDEAAHTYVVKLDAAHAQMLQATAPPHMIVEEDHPLGYGRKAELETSDRLHPQSAFDGPVSREVLVRVLGTGDTPLPGVAITLAGDGFPATATTDAGGEATLTLVQQQPGPARSLFVRPLSGYWNKYLLAPNVVSGQPNVIRVTPLSQPNPDVPPHGRFGWGQRLMGLDRLTRSFGGRGVRVAVVDSGADAAHPLLAHVRHGIDLTGTGADASATWRLDTIGHGSHCAGVIGARPQPGAPASAGAEAQAQATMLGFAPEAEIHALKIFPGGQFSTLLRALDYCIDHDVDVVNLSLGAPQPSQAVEQKLIEAVHSGVACIVAAGNSGGPVQYPAASASVLAVSALGLQSELPHDVWERTQVVQHAATRAGLFAPTFSCFGPQIAVCGPGVGIISTVPGAAFMPDSGTSMAAPHIAGLAALLLSDPQLAAWMGPRGPRRVAALFQLIRAISSPIVAHDPENRFGGGLPQLQNLQRLLGRPQ; encoded by the coding sequence ATGGAACGAGACAAGAAGGCCGAGGCCACGCGCGCCGGCGCGGGCAGCCGCGATGCCGTGGCGCTGGACGCCGGCCGCAAGCAGTACCTGATCGCGCCGCGGCGCCACGCACTGGCCCGGCAGGCGGGCGTGGCGCCGATGTCGGCCAGCGAACTGCACAGCACGGTGACGCAGCTGCCCGGCGTTGAAGTCGTGCATGTGGTCGAAGGCCACAAGAACACGCACCTGCATTCGGTGCGGCCCGACGAGGCCGCCCACACCTACGTGGTCAAGCTCGACGCCGCGCACGCGCAGATGCTGCAGGCCACGGCGCCGCCGCACATGATCGTCGAGGAAGACCATCCGCTCGGCTATGGCCGCAAGGCCGAACTCGAAACCTCCGACCGGCTCCATCCGCAATCGGCGTTCGACGGCCCGGTGTCGCGCGAGGTGCTGGTACGTGTGCTGGGCACCGGCGACACCCCGCTGCCGGGCGTGGCCATCACGCTGGCGGGCGATGGCTTCCCCGCAACCGCCACCACCGACGCCGGCGGCGAAGCGACGCTGACGCTGGTGCAGCAGCAACCCGGTCCGGCGCGCTCGCTGTTCGTGCGGCCGCTGAGCGGCTACTGGAACAAGTACCTGCTGGCGCCCAATGTGGTGTCGGGCCAGCCCAACGTGATCCGCGTAACGCCGCTGTCGCAGCCGAATCCCGACGTGCCGCCGCATGGCCGCTTCGGCTGGGGCCAGCGGCTGATGGGGCTGGACCGGCTCACGCGCAGCTTCGGCGGTCGCGGCGTGCGCGTCGCGGTGGTCGATTCGGGCGCCGACGCCGCGCATCCGCTGCTGGCGCATGTCCGCCATGGCATCGACCTGACCGGCACCGGCGCCGACGCCAGCGCTACCTGGCGCCTCGACACCATCGGCCACGGCTCGCACTGCGCCGGCGTGATCGGCGCGCGGCCGCAGCCGGGTGCGCCGGCGTCCGCCGGCGCGGAGGCACAGGCCCAGGCCACCATGCTCGGCTTCGCGCCAGAGGCGGAAATCCATGCGCTCAAGATCTTCCCGGGCGGGCAGTTCAGCACGCTGCTGCGCGCGCTCGACTACTGCATCGACCACGATGTCGACGTGGTCAACCTGAGCCTGGGCGCACCGCAGCCTTCACAGGCGGTCGAGCAGAAGCTGATCGAAGCCGTGCACAGCGGCGTGGCCTGCATCGTCGCGGCCGGCAACTCGGGCGGGCCGGTGCAGTACCCGGCGGCCTCCGCGTCGGTGCTGGCGGTCTCTGCGCTGGGCCTGCAGAGCGAACTGCCGCACGATGTGTGGGAGCGTACCCAGGTGGTGCAGCACGCGGCCACGCGCGCCGGGCTGTTCGCACCGACGTTCTCGTGCTTCGGCCCGCAGATCGCGGTGTGCGGCCCGGGCGTGGGCATCATCTCGACGGTGCCTGGCGCCGCCTTCATGCCGGACTCCGGCACCTCGATGGCGGCGCCGCATATCGCGGGGCTGGCCGCGCTGCTGCTGTCCGATCCGCAACTGGCCGCGTGGATGGGTCCGCGCGGACCGCGTCGCGTCGCGGCGCTGTTCCAGCTGATTCGCGCCATCAGCTCGCCGATCGTGGCACACGATCCCGAGAACCGCTTCGGCGGCGGCCTGCCGCAGTTGCAGAACCTGCAGCGCCTGCTGGGCCGGCCGCAGTAG